Proteins found in one Fulvitalea axinellae genomic segment:
- a CDS encoding SusC/RagA family TonB-linked outer membrane protein: MILSFYCFVLERKRRLLLPFLTLLLSINVFSAFAQQVNVTGQVKDESGEGIPGVNVLLKNKEAGTATDFEGKFSLVADRNDILQFTSVGYVTQEVTVGNQTSFNIVLAADVEQLEEVVVTALGISKSEKSLGYAVANIKSEELTKVSNPNFASALYGKAPGVQIKTAPGGAAAAVDINIRGINSISGSSQPLIVMDGIPIRNEEANNAGYWGDQKIRGNGLVDINPEDIANISILKGAAASALYGSEGANGVVVITTKSGNSSKKGFGVEASMSMSFDRAAYFPNLQTEYGPGYDRKSNMTNYGANEEGFIPYGSAGKVRVPFEAAGQFGPRFDGRTVTNWLGNEVPYVSQGNNWKDMFNPGSTRNFNVALTKSTDAINMRLSLSQLKAQDVNISGPFEKYTASLNTSVKISPKNKLNFVFTDVYQKVNNRPEKISRITNNYGGFFSRFDDIDWYKDNYTTSAGYKYVIGKDQPSATPEENIPFSFRAKDFMEYFWRNNEIQEDETSNRIIASITDTHEFIKGLNLRGRFGIDMTSFTSQRMEPNSAPISIRNSGSFSQATSFKSILYGDIVLTYDKMFADKYGINLSAGLTGRETVNKRNSMNTSGGLSAENWFHINASVNQRGGSSTEWRQASYAYFGTAEFNYNHFLFLNFSGRYENFSSLPENSRGTFYPAGSLSMVFNEAIEMPSWVDFSKLRVSYGEVGVPAPVYKSNIAYNQGGLNGTIYSALGAGYGNESIVPERKKEFEIGLEHKFFGNRLGFEFTYYNSTIEDQILTLNVPPTVGYSTMLANVGKLKNYGYEIALSGTPIQTNDFSWDVSAVLSFNRNEVVELMEGVDELEHRNVDGGAAWLVSKVGQPMGDFVTFLPKKDEQGRLIVDNDGYPMMDFENKHTEGNVNPDVIGGLQNSFRYKGFTLDAGIDFRFGGQIMSLGQYYMYGMGMYEETLKYRSKSEGGLSYNIDDKGNFILAEGGKYDDGLIIDGVTQEGKKNEKVIDAANYYMKMYAWGGPQYNSYSNYSSSILDNSYIKLRELSLSYDLPKNIVKNIGLSSVRVGVFGRNLFYIYKTLDHSDPEATLGTNWISKAFDAGSASSTRSFGFNVRVKL; encoded by the coding sequence ATGATTTTATCATTTTACTGTTTCGTTCTTGAACGAAAACGAAGGTTATTATTGCCTTTTTTGACGTTGCTTTTGTCCATCAACGTCTTCAGCGCTTTTGCGCAACAAGTGAATGTTACTGGGCAAGTCAAAGACGAGTCCGGAGAAGGCATTCCCGGCGTAAACGTTCTTTTAAAAAACAAAGAGGCGGGAACGGCTACAGACTTTGAGGGCAAATTTAGCCTTGTAGCCGACAGAAACGACATCCTACAATTCACATCAGTAGGGTACGTCACACAAGAAGTGACTGTGGGAAATCAGACTTCTTTTAACATTGTATTGGCAGCGGATGTCGAACAGCTTGAGGAAGTTGTGGTAACGGCATTGGGTATCTCCAAAAGCGAAAAAAGCCTGGGTTATGCCGTCGCCAATATCAAATCCGAAGAGCTGACCAAAGTGTCTAACCCTAATTTTGCTTCGGCATTATACGGTAAGGCGCCGGGTGTCCAGATTAAAACAGCGCCTGGTGGGGCCGCCGCCGCTGTAGACATCAACATCCGGGGAATTAACTCTATTTCGGGTTCAAGCCAACCATTAATCGTTATGGACGGTATTCCTATCCGGAACGAGGAGGCGAACAACGCCGGCTATTGGGGCGACCAAAAAATCAGGGGCAACGGTTTGGTTGATATCAACCCGGAGGATATCGCTAACATTTCCATCCTGAAAGGCGCCGCGGCCAGTGCCCTCTACGGTTCAGAAGGGGCGAACGGTGTTGTTGTTATCACTACCAAAAGTGGTAATTCCAGCAAAAAGGGATTTGGCGTAGAAGCCAGCATGTCAATGTCTTTTGACAGAGCGGCTTATTTCCCGAACCTGCAAACGGAATACGGGCCTGGCTACGACCGTAAATCAAACATGACAAACTACGGAGCAAACGAAGAGGGATTTATTCCTTACGGTTCCGCAGGCAAGGTCAGAGTTCCTTTCGAAGCTGCCGGCCAATTCGGTCCTCGATTTGACGGCCGTACTGTTACTAACTGGCTCGGAAACGAAGTTCCTTATGTTTCGCAGGGCAACAACTGGAAGGATATGTTTAATCCCGGAAGCACCCGGAATTTCAATGTAGCCCTGACAAAAAGCACGGACGCCATTAACATGAGGCTTTCTTTATCACAATTGAAAGCTCAAGATGTAAACATCTCGGGTCCGTTCGAGAAATACACAGCAAGTCTTAACACCAGCGTAAAAATCAGTCCGAAGAATAAACTGAATTTCGTTTTTACGGATGTGTATCAGAAGGTTAACAACCGTCCCGAAAAAATCTCCCGTATCACAAACAACTACGGAGGCTTTTTCAGCCGTTTTGATGACATCGATTGGTACAAAGACAATTACACCACTAGCGCCGGTTACAAATACGTTATCGGTAAGGACCAGCCTAGCGCCACTCCAGAAGAAAACATTCCTTTTAGCTTCAGGGCAAAAGACTTCATGGAATATTTCTGGAGAAACAATGAAATCCAGGAAGACGAAACCAGCAACAGGATTATCGCTTCGATCACGGACACGCATGAGTTTATCAAAGGGCTTAACCTTCGCGGTCGTTTCGGTATTGACATGACCAGTTTCACTTCACAAAGGATGGAGCCCAATTCTGCCCCGATTTCAATCCGTAATTCGGGAAGCTTCAGCCAAGCCACTAGTTTCAAGAGCATCCTTTACGGTGATATCGTCCTTACATACGATAAAATGTTCGCTGACAAATACGGAATCAACCTTTCGGCTGGACTTACCGGAAGGGAAACCGTAAACAAACGCAACTCCATGAACACAAGTGGAGGTCTCAGCGCCGAAAATTGGTTCCATATCAACGCCTCGGTCAACCAACGTGGAGGCAGTTCTACTGAATGGCGCCAAGCCAGCTACGCTTACTTCGGTACCGCTGAATTCAACTACAACCACTTCCTGTTCCTTAACTTCTCAGGAAGATACGAGAACTTCTCTTCTCTGCCTGAAAACTCAAGGGGTACCTTCTACCCTGCCGGAAGCTTGAGTATGGTGTTCAATGAAGCTATCGAAATGCCGTCTTGGGTAGACTTCTCAAAGCTCCGTGTCTCGTACGGTGAGGTTGGTGTTCCCGCTCCCGTTTACAAATCTAACATTGCCTATAACCAAGGTGGTCTCAACGGTACTATCTACTCTGCTCTTGGCGCAGGATACGGAAACGAAAGTATAGTTCCAGAGAGAAAAAAGGAATTCGAAATCGGATTGGAACATAAGTTTTTCGGAAACAGACTTGGATTCGAATTCACTTACTACAACAGTACGATCGAAGACCAGATTTTGACACTGAACGTCCCTCCTACCGTAGGTTATTCAACTATGTTGGCCAATGTGGGTAAGCTTAAAAACTACGGATACGAAATCGCCCTTTCCGGTACGCCAATTCAGACAAACGACTTCTCATGGGATGTTTCGGCAGTATTGAGTTTCAACCGAAATGAAGTGGTGGAATTGATGGAAGGTGTGGACGAACTCGAACACCGTAACGTGGATGGTGGCGCCGCTTGGTTAGTATCCAAAGTCGGGCAACCGATGGGGGATTTTGTCACCTTCCTGCCTAAAAAAGACGAACAGGGGCGCCTCATTGTCGATAATGACGGATACCCTATGATGGACTTCGAAAACAAGCACACCGAGGGAAATGTGAATCCAGATGTTATCGGCGGTTTGCAAAACAGCTTCCGTTACAAAGGCTTCACGCTGGATGCTGGAATTGACTTCCGTTTCGGAGGCCAGATCATGTCATTGGGACAGTACTACATGTACGGCATGGGCATGTATGAGGAAACCTTGAAATATCGGTCTAAATCAGAAGGCGGTCTTTCTTACAACATCGATGACAAAGGCAACTTCATCTTGGCAGAAGGCGGAAAGTATGACGACGGCTTGATCATAGACGGTGTAACGCAAGAGGGCAAAAAGAACGAGAAAGTTATCGACGCGGCCAACTATTATATGAAGATGTACGCTTGGGGCGGGCCTCAATACAACTCTTACTCTAATTACTCTTCTTCGATTTTGGACAATAGCTACATAAAGCTCCGTGAGTTGTCATTGAGTTATGACTTGCCGAAGAACATTGTCAAAAACATCGGACTCAGTAGCGTTAGAGTCGGAGTATTCGGAAGAAACCTCTTCTACATCTACAAAACTCTCGATCATTCCGATCCTGAAGCCACTTTGGGTACCAACTGGATATCGAAAGCCTTCGACGCCGGATCGGCTTCGTCTACACGTTCTTTCGGGTTTAATGTTCGCGTAAAGCTTTAA
- a CDS encoding glycosyl hydrolase family 18 protein produces the protein MSFYKYSLMALLAMPLFQCQQESLTDEAFAEKNEAVALNSASSLQPESINPYVKLDKAATLKIDDTALKNSKSATISFWARIDQDNTEACLFYKGWYHSPYYRFGLTTKRDGSIHLLTSQGHDTYYATGGGMIAPNQWYHFTVVVNGNHIDGQDKYALYLNGQRLWMGKKGGHNTPHAIIPEAGTTFGIESSISLDGVYIKERAIKHDLIGLTWGAEFSSRDIYYDRHLVTALDFDTTEGDKVKGKSTSYNDGMLLGNYSIRHEKGAPFVTLPKNDAFKSVLYVNGYNSVDLVKPEHFKYTTDIIYLRDLYPEGDGHFVLPEYTKNYLNKLNELKGNNKTRIWLCIAGANSHEIFRNRLNTDEKRTRFANDCLEICRKYDLAGIDCDWEFPKKGNDEAIWLSTVHKLQEILEPHGYKQGAAIAPKGNRVFGNFVDLTLRLQPSLECINFMTYDLVLQNDHASYDITNDWMKYYSDRGVKKEKLMYGWPAYARVNLLPASKRTEKYSVIQSLWQPDEMKDVHEGWQYNGVQTVRAKTQWAINNGYGGMMCWALDADLDIKDKRSLIRQLARQAYGLE, from the coding sequence ATGAGTTTTTATAAGTATTCGCTTATGGCGTTATTGGCTATGCCATTATTTCAATGCCAGCAGGAATCTTTGACAGACGAAGCCTTCGCCGAAAAAAACGAGGCTGTTGCTTTAAATTCGGCCAGTAGCCTACAGCCCGAATCGATAAACCCGTATGTGAAGCTCGATAAGGCCGCCACTTTAAAAATTGATGACACAGCCTTAAAAAACAGCAAAAGCGCAACCATTTCGTTTTGGGCAAGAATTGATCAGGATAATACCGAAGCGTGCCTGTTCTACAAAGGTTGGTATCATAGCCCGTACTACAGATTCGGATTAACTACCAAAAGAGACGGCTCAATACACCTACTCACCAGTCAGGGGCATGATACTTATTACGCTACTGGCGGAGGTATGATTGCTCCGAACCAGTGGTATCATTTCACGGTAGTTGTGAACGGAAACCACATTGACGGGCAAGACAAGTATGCTCTTTATCTAAATGGCCAGAGATTATGGATGGGCAAAAAAGGCGGGCATAATACTCCTCACGCCATTATTCCGGAGGCCGGCACCACTTTCGGCATCGAATCCAGCATTAGCTTGGACGGTGTTTACATAAAGGAAAGGGCTATCAAGCATGACCTTATCGGTCTGACTTGGGGTGCGGAATTCAGTAGCCGGGACATCTACTATGACAGACACTTGGTTACCGCTCTTGATTTTGACACAACGGAAGGTGACAAAGTAAAAGGAAAAAGCACTTCATACAACGACGGGATGCTTTTGGGCAATTACTCGATTCGCCATGAAAAGGGCGCTCCTTTTGTGACTCTTCCGAAAAATGATGCGTTCAAAAGCGTACTTTACGTTAACGGATACAATTCCGTGGATTTGGTAAAACCGGAACACTTCAAGTACACCACGGACATTATCTACCTGCGAGACCTTTATCCAGAAGGTGACGGACACTTTGTCTTGCCTGAATACACAAAAAATTACCTCAACAAACTTAACGAGCTCAAAGGCAACAATAAAACCAGAATCTGGCTCTGCATCGCCGGCGCTAATAGCCACGAGATTTTCAGGAATCGCCTTAATACAGATGAAAAGAGGACACGCTTTGCGAATGACTGTCTGGAAATCTGCAGAAAGTACGACTTGGCGGGTATCGACTGTGACTGGGAATTCCCTAAAAAAGGAAATGACGAGGCTATTTGGTTAAGCACCGTTCACAAACTGCAAGAAATTCTTGAACCGCATGGCTACAAGCAAGGCGCCGCTATCGCTCCAAAAGGCAATAGAGTCTTCGGAAACTTTGTTGACTTGACCTTAAGACTTCAGCCGTCACTGGAATGCATCAATTTCATGACCTACGATTTGGTATTGCAAAATGACCACGCCAGCTACGACATCACCAACGATTGGATGAAGTACTATTCGGACCGTGGCGTGAAAAAGGAAAAACTGATGTACGGGTGGCCAGCGTATGCTCGCGTGAACCTTCTGCCCGCTTCTAAACGGACTGAGAAATACAGCGTGATCCAGAGCCTGTGGCAACCTGACGAAATGAAAGACGTTCACGAAGGCTGGCAATATAACGGTGTACAAACCGTAAGAGCCAAAACCCAATGGGCTATCAATAACGGTTACGGAGGTATGATGTGCTGGGCCTTGGATGCCGACCTCGACATCAAAGACAAACGTTCCCTCATTCGACAATTAGCGCGTCAAGCTTACGGTTTAGAGTAA
- a CDS encoding IS701 family transposase, with protein MKRRDGFELYTDYLIASRGQATSTGLSASLDNQIPHDYFSDLLKQPDMDQKAFWKEVKSFARSIEGEEAVLSIDDCIVHKPHSSENDIVAYHFDHTVGKAVKGINSLNFLLSNTVEGQTVNCPVAYEIVHKTVKYIDKNGKEKRKSEKTKNEMVLEVLHRLNFLNKLVFRYILFDTWFTASDTLKYIHYKLKKVFVCPLKSNRNIAMSEKDKNEGKFIHVSDAPIESGQVKRVWVKGVDFPVTLAKQVFTNRDRSTAEQWLVTNGENMAFEDIVAIYQKRWKVEEFHKSLKQNTMLGKSPTKMEITQLNHIFASMIAYIKLEKLKVKEKLNHFAIKSKLYLKMIKAAMEELDALRSA; from the coding sequence ATGAAAAGGAGAGACGGATTTGAATTATACACGGATTATCTTATTGCCAGTCGAGGGCAAGCCACCTCAACAGGGCTCTCAGCATCTTTGGACAATCAGATTCCCCATGATTATTTCAGCGACCTCCTCAAGCAACCGGACATGGACCAAAAGGCTTTTTGGAAAGAGGTGAAGTCTTTCGCCAGGAGTATTGAGGGCGAAGAGGCGGTTTTGAGTATCGACGATTGCATTGTCCACAAGCCTCATTCCTCGGAAAACGACATCGTAGCTTATCATTTCGACCATACTGTAGGCAAAGCGGTCAAAGGGATCAACTCCCTTAACTTTCTTCTGAGCAATACCGTGGAAGGACAAACGGTTAACTGTCCGGTCGCTTATGAGATCGTCCACAAGACGGTGAAATACATAGACAAGAACGGGAAGGAAAAGCGTAAAAGCGAGAAAACGAAAAATGAGATGGTACTGGAAGTTTTACACCGTCTAAACTTTCTGAACAAACTGGTTTTCAGGTACATTCTTTTCGATACGTGGTTCACCGCCAGCGATACGCTGAAGTATATTCATTACAAGCTCAAGAAGGTTTTCGTTTGCCCGCTGAAGAGCAACAGGAATATAGCAATGAGCGAAAAGGACAAAAACGAGGGCAAATTCATTCACGTTTCGGATGCGCCTATTGAAAGCGGTCAAGTGAAGCGGGTGTGGGTCAAGGGAGTTGATTTTCCTGTCACGCTCGCCAAACAAGTCTTTACAAACAGGGACCGGTCGACCGCGGAACAATGGCTGGTTACCAACGGGGAGAACATGGCTTTCGAGGATATCGTAGCGATCTACCAAAAACGGTGGAAAGTCGAGGAGTTCCATAAGTCGCTCAAGCAAAACACGATGTTAGGCAAGTCTCCCACAAAGATGGAGATTACCCAATTGAACCACATCTTCGCTTCCATGATCGCCTACATAAAACTGGAAAAACTGAAGGTTAAGGAGAAGCTGAATCACTTTGCGATAAAATCAAAATTGTATTTGAAGATGATAAAGGCTGCCATGGAAGAACTTGACGCCTTGCGGTCGGCCTGA
- a CDS encoding DUF6252 family protein: MNKLRGLFVVMLFVSLFACSSKDSVDEITQRGTVEFKLNGTSKKFTKANSYVISGESILLTFGNDKREIVTFRIPEVKEKDLPATFDMNHKGNVLSAGYAAGNDVYLATNGINGIGKIGDFSITVTAYGNKKISGKFSLKAKHSENTSTVTITDGNFTDVRIY; encoded by the coding sequence ATGAACAAATTAAGAGGATTATTCGTGGTGATGCTCTTCGTTTCACTATTTGCCTGCAGTAGCAAAGACAGTGTCGATGAGATAACACAGAGAGGAACGGTTGAATTTAAATTGAATGGTACCTCAAAAAAATTCACAAAAGCAAATTCATACGTAATATCAGGAGAAAGTATTCTACTCACCTTTGGAAACGACAAAAGAGAAATAGTAACCTTTAGAATTCCGGAAGTAAAAGAAAAAGACCTGCCCGCCACCTTTGACATGAATCATAAAGGAAACGTGCTTTCGGCAGGCTACGCAGCTGGCAACGACGTTTATTTGGCCACAAACGGCATAAACGGAATTGGAAAAATAGGTGATTTTAGCATAACTGTTACCGCATATGGAAACAAGAAAATCAGTGGCAAATTTTCCTTGAAAGCCAAACATTCCGAAAACACCTCCACAGTCACTATCACTGACGGGAACTTCACGGATGTAAGAATTTATTAA
- a CDS encoding SusD/RagB family nutrient-binding outer membrane lipoprotein: protein MNIYKKLLVFGLVTLSFFGCDDKLDEYYYDSSKVTKATVDNFLTGLLKEGNNMTFPSYNYIVSFTNPSVSVYTQSRGYSFSTGIYSPGGSQNMWWGNYFNVVRQYRELESLYSKLTDKEKEDKKIFMIAAKIYMHYQTERTVSMFGDIPWSEAGMLKSNNGDLEASKPKYDDDKEIYKQILKELKEAAVELNDIEVPAFVANSFKDKDFINNGDIDIWKRFCNSLRVKLLTRVSGADGFDVKGELAEIFSNPATYPVIESNEHNVFVKADGPNMFTRGLRSGYQTWNLDLASYVFTKHMVDNKDPRLEVMLDPTKDGKYVGLDPDLPSDKQQELISDGKIARLDSATFMHNELCHGLILTASEVLLCKAEAATKGFISADANEAFTEAIEQSTKLFHEINARSTHRTPLTLDEAAMDKYTKDMSLADATNKLEAIMWQKYLHLAVLRTEEAWAEIRRTGYPEFSFKTDNNNTIKTPPTRLSYPESEKSWNGAHYALVKKDDTPFTKLFWAK, encoded by the coding sequence ATGAATATTTATAAAAAACTATTAGTCTTTGGGTTGGTCACGTTATCCTTTTTCGGTTGTGACGACAAGCTTGACGAATATTACTACGACTCATCCAAAGTCACGAAAGCCACAGTTGACAACTTCCTTACAGGTCTTCTTAAGGAAGGAAACAATATGACTTTCCCGTCGTACAATTATATCGTTTCGTTCACCAACCCTAGTGTATCCGTCTACACCCAATCCCGAGGATACTCTTTCTCAACGGGTATTTACTCCCCCGGCGGATCGCAGAATATGTGGTGGGGCAACTACTTCAACGTAGTTAGACAATACAGGGAACTTGAGTCGCTTTACTCCAAACTTACGGACAAGGAGAAGGAGGATAAGAAGATCTTTATGATCGCCGCCAAGATTTACATGCATTACCAAACGGAAAGGACAGTAAGCATGTTCGGCGATATTCCTTGGTCCGAAGCGGGAATGCTGAAATCCAATAACGGCGATCTTGAAGCTTCAAAACCGAAGTACGACGATGACAAGGAAATCTACAAGCAGATTCTTAAGGAACTGAAAGAAGCCGCTGTTGAGCTTAATGACATTGAGGTGCCTGCGTTTGTAGCCAATAGCTTCAAAGACAAGGATTTCATCAACAATGGAGATATCGATATATGGAAACGCTTCTGTAACTCTTTGCGGGTAAAACTTCTGACAAGGGTTTCTGGTGCCGACGGTTTTGACGTAAAAGGTGAATTGGCTGAAATCTTCTCCAATCCAGCCACTTACCCGGTAATAGAATCAAACGAACACAATGTTTTCGTTAAAGCGGACGGACCTAATATGTTCACCCGCGGTCTAAGATCCGGATATCAGACATGGAACTTGGACTTGGCATCTTATGTATTTACCAAGCACATGGTTGACAATAAAGACCCAAGGCTTGAGGTGATGCTGGACCCAACAAAAGATGGAAAATACGTAGGCTTGGATCCTGACCTTCCCTCCGACAAGCAACAGGAGCTAATCTCTGACGGAAAAATCGCACGTTTGGACAGCGCCACGTTTATGCACAACGAGCTTTGCCACGGACTTATCCTGACAGCCTCAGAAGTATTGCTATGCAAAGCCGAAGCGGCGACGAAAGGTTTCATCTCGGCTGACGCAAACGAAGCCTTTACCGAAGCCATAGAGCAGTCTACGAAGCTCTTTCATGAGATTAACGCCCGCAGTACGCACCGCACACCGTTGACTCTCGACGAAGCCGCCATGGACAAGTACACAAAAGATATGAGTCTGGCGGACGCAACCAACAAACTGGAAGCGATCATGTGGCAAAAGTACCTCCACTTGGCTGTTTTAAGAACAGAGGAAGCCTGGGCTGAAATCAGAAGGACAGGCTACCCTGAGTTCTCTTTCAAGACGGACAATAATAATACGATAAAAACTCCGCCGACAAGGTTGAGCTATCCTGAATCCGAGAAATCTTGGAACGGAGCGCATTACGCACTTGTCAAAAAAGACGACACTCCATTTACCAAACTGTTTTGGGCCAAATAA